The nucleotide window CTCCCTGGCCGCATCCGGCCTCTATAAATTTCTTTCCCTCCAGATGGTACTTATCAATCAGGGCCCTGTACTGCCTCCTCCGAAGATTTACCATGGTGGTAGAAAAACCGCCGGAACGGATCACGTCCTTATAATAGCCGACAGGCTCACAGTCAAACTGCACCAGACCGCAGAAATCGCACTGGTGCAGATGCAGGGAAATCCCTTTGTCCTCATCTCTTCCTTCCGCGTCAGGAAT belongs to Anaerotignum faecicola and includes:
- a CDS encoding methyltransferase encodes the protein MRDKICIACGKALPKRPLIVLDGMPASAQDIPDAEGRDEDKGISLHLHQCDFCGLVQFDCEPVGYYKDVIRSGGFSTTMVNLRRRQYRALIDKYHLEGKKFIEAGCGQG